In Elusimicrobiota bacterium, a single genomic region encodes these proteins:
- a CDS encoding LPP20 family lipoprotein, translating into MKNMTLLTLAVAAALMSACGGSSSLKSSSGGARPSWVEGESPRWTRAQNVLGVGSGDDEESAADRARGEISRVFSSAVSVNTTVDESETTVNQGGRTNTSFSQSVAQNVRTASKKMPEGAEVVERWKDAATGRYYALSVLNKGKALSAVAEKTS; encoded by the coding sequence ATGAAAAACATGACCCTGCTCACTTTGGCCGTCGCCGCCGCGCTGATGTCGGCTTGCGGAGGTTCCTCGTCCCTCAAGTCCTCCTCGGGCGGCGCGAGGCCGTCATGGGTCGAAGGCGAGAGCCCGCGCTGGACGCGCGCGCAGAACGTCCTCGGCGTGGGCAGCGGCGACGACGAGGAGTCGGCCGCCGACCGGGCGCGCGGCGAGATCTCCCGCGTGTTCTCCAGCGCCGTCAGCGTGAACACCACCGTCGACGAGAGCGAGACCACGGTGAACCAGGGCGGCCGGACGAACACCTCGTTCTCCCAGTCCGTCGCCCAGAACGTGCGGACCGCGTCGAAGAAGATGCCCGAGGGCGCCGAGGTCGTCGAGCGCTGGAAGGACGCGGCGACGGGGCGCTATTACGCGCTCTCCGTCCTGAACAAGGGCAAGGCCCTGTCCGCCGTCGCCGAGAAGACATC
- a CDS encoding penicillin-binding protein activator LpoB, protein MHKEMLKALPLIVLGLALSACGGTSVHRMDAGEVKDVSGRWNDTDSRLVAEEMITDCLAQAWYPRALKETDGKEPTVIVGTVRNQSQEHINTDTFVEELQRALINSGKVEFVASKGERGEVRDERLDQDTNASEETRTAHGKETGANYMLSGTLNQIVDQEGGKAVVYYQTNLKLLNMKSNKIAWNGQKKIKKFVKRSKAGW, encoded by the coding sequence ATGCACAAGGAGATGCTCAAGGCCCTTCCCCTCATCGTCCTGGGCCTCGCCCTGTCCGCGTGCGGCGGCACCTCGGTGCACCGCATGGACGCGGGCGAGGTCAAGGACGTCAGCGGCCGCTGGAACGACACCGACTCGCGCCTGGTGGCCGAGGAGATGATCACCGACTGCCTGGCCCAAGCCTGGTATCCCCGGGCGCTCAAGGAGACGGACGGCAAGGAGCCGACCGTCATCGTGGGCACGGTGCGCAACCAGTCCCAGGAGCACATCAACACGGACACCTTCGTCGAGGAGCTCCAGCGCGCGCTGATCAACTCGGGCAAGGTCGAGTTCGTGGCGAGCAAGGGCGAGCGCGGGGAGGTCCGGGACGAGCGCCTGGACCAGGACACGAACGCCTCCGAGGAGACGCGCACGGCCCACGGCAAGGAGACGGGCGCGAACTACATGCTCAGCGGGACGCTGAACCAGATCGTCGACCAGGAGGGCGGCAAGGCCGTCGTCTACTATCAGACGAACCTCAAGCTGCTCAACATGAAGTCGAACAAGATCGCCTGGAACGGCCAGAAGAAGATCAAGAAGTTCGTCAAGCGCTCCAAGGCCGGCTGGTAG
- the ispH gene encoding 4-hydroxy-3-methylbut-2-enyl diphosphate reductase — MTTSSPSQIRIEKLVIAKIRGFCAGVVRAIEVVERALELCGGKVYVRHEIIHNRYVVDELRQKGAIFVEELTEVPNGSWLIFSAHGVGPDVVAEARARQLKIIDATCPLVTKVHLEAIALAKKDYTIALIGHRDHVETIGTLGEAPEHMVVVGSVAEAETIEVPNPDKIAYLTQTTLSLDDTREIVAVLKRRFPKLGAPKKDDICYATQNRQNAVKAMVPSIDLLLVLGAPNSSNSNRLVEVALAKGVKSRLIERAADIKDEWLEGVKTLGLTSGASAPEILFQEVVTLCKERYGVKTIEELETVEENEHFGLPYELVKMINEKGAKA, encoded by the coding sequence ATGACCACTTCGTCCCCCTCCCAGATCCGCATCGAGAAGCTCGTGATCGCGAAGATCCGCGGCTTCTGCGCCGGCGTCGTGCGCGCCATCGAGGTCGTCGAGCGCGCTCTCGAGCTGTGCGGCGGCAAGGTCTACGTCCGCCACGAGATCATCCACAACCGCTACGTCGTCGACGAGCTGCGCCAGAAGGGCGCGATCTTCGTCGAGGAGCTGACCGAGGTGCCCAACGGCTCCTGGCTGATCTTCTCCGCGCACGGCGTCGGCCCCGACGTGGTCGCCGAGGCGCGCGCGCGCCAGCTCAAGATCATCGACGCGACCTGCCCTCTGGTCACCAAGGTCCACCTCGAGGCGATCGCGCTCGCGAAGAAGGACTACACGATCGCGCTGATCGGCCACCGCGACCACGTGGAGACGATCGGCACGCTCGGCGAGGCGCCGGAGCACATGGTCGTCGTCGGCTCCGTCGCGGAGGCCGAGACGATCGAGGTCCCGAACCCCGACAAGATCGCCTACCTCACGCAGACGACCTTGTCGCTCGACGACACGCGCGAGATCGTGGCCGTGCTCAAGCGCCGCTTCCCGAAGCTCGGCGCGCCCAAGAAGGACGACATCTGCTACGCGACGCAGAACCGGCAGAACGCGGTCAAGGCGATGGTGCCCTCGATCGACCTGCTGCTCGTGCTCGGCGCGCCGAACAGCTCGAACTCCAACCGCCTCGTCGAGGTCGCGCTCGCCAAGGGCGTCAAGTCGCGGCTCATCGAGCGCGCGGCCGACATCAAGGACGAATGGCTGGAGGGCGTCAAGACCCTCGGCCTGACCAGCGGCGCGTCGGCCCCCGAGATATTGTTCCAGGAGGTCGTCACCCTCTGCAAGGAGCGCTACGGCGTCAAGACGATCGAGGAGCTCGAGACCGTCGAGGAGAACGAGCACTTCGGCCTGCCCTACGAGCTGGTCAAGATGATCAACGAGAAGGGAGCCAAGGCGTGA
- the orn gene encoding oligoribonuclease translates to MASPDEKNLVWLDLEMTGLDPEKDVILEIATVVTDGELNVLAEGPCLAIHQPDDVLHDMDPWCVEQHGKSGLTQRCRDSQVTVLEAQVQTLAFLSPWCAPGKSPLCGNTIGQDRRFLVKYMPRLHDYFHYRSIDVSSIKELVSRWYPEQKYVYSKSKQHLSLADVHESIAELKHYRKNVFK, encoded by the coding sequence ATGGCGTCCCCCGACGAAAAGAACCTGGTCTGGCTGGACCTCGAGATGACGGGCCTCGACCCCGAGAAGGACGTCATCCTCGAGATCGCCACCGTCGTCACCGACGGGGAATTGAACGTGCTGGCCGAGGGGCCGTGCCTCGCGATCCACCAGCCCGACGACGTCCTCCACGACATGGACCCGTGGTGCGTCGAGCAGCACGGCAAATCGGGCCTGACCCAGCGCTGCCGCGATTCCCAGGTCACCGTCCTCGAGGCGCAGGTGCAGACCTTGGCCTTCCTGTCGCCCTGGTGCGCTCCGGGCAAGTCGCCCCTGTGCGGCAACACCATCGGCCAGGACCGGCGCTTCCTCGTCAAGTACATGCCGCGCCTGCACGACTATTTCCACTACCGCTCGATCGACGTCTCCTCCATAAAGGAGCTCGTCTCGCGCTGGTACCCCGAGCAGAAGTACGTGTACTCCAAGAGCAAGCAGCACCTCTCGCTCGCCGACGTGCACGAGTCCATCGCCGAGCTGAAGCACTACAGAAAAAACGTCTTCAAGTAG